AGTTTTGGTGTGCAGCAAGGTGTGGCGTGTATCGAAAAGGTTAATGTTCCTTCATGCTTTACATACCTTTGTTTGGGTTGCTGCACTATACCGCAACGTATCTGCGGAACTTAAAgcaatagagaaagagagagagaaagaaatagcaAATGAACGGCGACAATTACTCGGTCATTACCTTTTGTTTCAACAATTGTACGTTTGAAGAGAATTCGTAGAAAGAAGcgagacgaagaaaaaaaaacaatagaattaACGGTCTTCTACATgtgtaaatgaaaaaaatggaataaaatgttgaaaactACTCCAACACTACACTATTataaacgaaatcgaaaaaaatgcATTGTAGAAGAATGTACGCGTAAATTAAGCAAACCTagtaacacacatacacacagttagcgaaaaaatacaaataaaaagCCTTGCAGAGAACGATGAAACACGATTGGTACGTTTAAAACAACGACTACTCTCTGGTACCTTACATTGCGtactttattgttttatttcactttctcgCCATAAACCacgtgttcgttcgtttgaaaGCAGATATACCACACCTTGGATGGTAACGGCAAACCCAACATATTACTAGCTGCGAGGGATAACATCCGGCGGGCTTGCTTTTCGGTTAATGCAGCTACCCTATAAACCGGATCAATCCGCAATCTCAACCCAAACCACCTACCAGACCCATAAAACATAGAAAGAAATAGGCCCGCAAACCGTTACGAAACAGATCGGTTGTCCCACCAGTGCTTTGGCTTAAAACGCATTAAATAGGTTCgattaaataaaatgaaatctttcgctcgctaggggaaggaggaacagGTCGGAATGTCGGATGCAACGAACATAAAACGCGCATCTGGTTTCTAATCACAGAACGTAAAAGAATGTCAATATAAAAGGACTAGaatcgaagaaaaagggaagctaataagatagagagagagacagacagaaagacagagagacaggaaGCTCCTGATGGGGAGCAAAGGGGCACTCGGGAGCCTTTGGTATGTAATCGAACAATCCTTTCATaactaaccaccaccaccatcatcttcttctccacaaCCCGCCAGGatctggtgatgctgctgttgctcctgctcaGTTTAAACCCTTGACACTCTTCGGTGAGATAAGCAACGAGGTAACAAAGCGAGCAATCTTCTCGTACGCCATAAACATCAGGGCTGCAGTTAGAACGGTTTGGAGAAGCTTCGCTTCCAACCCACGGTACAGTCCGGCAACGCCCTGGCGCTTGAGAAtaattagcagcagctgcaccgtATCGATGTCGGCCGGTAGGTTGAGGCTCTTATCCGCATTGCCGTGCCGAAGCTTCGTCTGTACGAGCTGCAGCGGGTAGGTCAGCACGGTTGCAATCattttcgcgatcgcgccgatactgaagaaggtgatggcggaaggcgatgacgacgaaggacGGCCTTCGGTTAGCTTCCGTTTCAATGCCTCGTACACCATAAACTGGATGGCAGGATTGATGACGAGTAGAAGCGACGGTACGGCACCGGCCCACAACCCCCGCACGCCCTCGGTCCGTGCAATGTACTGTAGACCATCGAGCAGCCCATCGTACTTGATCGTGTTGCTAccgatactgttgctgctgtggccccCGTTGCGGACtgacgaactgctgctgctaccgccaccAAGAagtcgatgctgctgatcgagtCCCTTCATCTTCAGCCGAGTGTTAACTACCCAGAACGGTGTCGTTGTTAGTACGTTCACTACGCCCGCCAGTGATCCAAGCAACAGATCACCGAGCGCGGATTGCCCGGCACCGGGTCCACCGGCCACACTGGCTGCTCGCAATGCCTTCACACTGTGGAAGGTGTAAAAGTAGACAAAGTTGGAAATGCATAGACTCTGTAACACCGGTACCAGCCCGCGGTACAGCGTGGCGAAGCCTTCCTCCTCGATTAGGTGCATCAATATGCGCCACGTGCTGAGCGCTTTGCGTCGGTCCGGCTCTTCCACTGCAAGGCAGAGAAGGGGAGAAAGCAGTATATGGATTAATCCGTGGTTTATCTTATCAGGAACGAGAGGGGCAAAAGCCGTGCTTCATCAATTAGCGGCACCGACATGCGGCCGGCCGCCTGCGTGTTCGTTGCCGTGCGTTACTCACATTGAAGCCTACTGCGAACCGTATCCAGGGGATAGAAGGCCGACATCGCAATCACGCTACCCTGGATGGTTGAAAGAAGAAACCACGCAAATTAGTATCTAGTACACACTGGAAAGCGATGAATACCTTACCGCCGATCCAGACACTGCGTGCACCCATGATTGGTAGCTAAACACCTGTTTCAGCTTCGATTGCGACATGACTTCCTCTTATGTGTGCTGCTTGGTGAAAAGCCGTTTTTTGCGAAAGAGACACACTTTTGTCGGTCAACGGGGTCACCCCACCAGCGTACCGGGCCAAATTTGTATGCTTGATCAAGCTGTACCGAAGTTCATATCCTGCGATAATTTGTTCTATGCGGTGCGCTAGTATTAGACGGTCGCACGTAGTCGATTCGGTGGCGATGGGAGACTGAAATTAGCTAAAAACGCTAATTCTTCAGCAATTTAACACTCCGCGGCGATGGAGGGCCACAACAACAGTCAAGGGTGTTGTCCACTTTTCACACATATTTTATTGACCATCACAAACTCACCTCGTTCCGGCTTGACGAGAAATTCACCTCggtaaattgcaaaaaaaaacacaacacaacgtgAACGTGAAAAAGGGTTTCCTCGCCCTCGTAAATCTGTTTCCTTCAGTTTCTTCGACTAGCATGATGTGGAAAGTATTCCGGGAAGCGCGGCTTATCTGCGGTCTAGTGCGGGCCAACACAGTTACCGGCGTTCCGGCTGCGACACGCCTGTTTTGCtcggccggtaccggtggcgggGAACCTTTCCTAGCGTACGGTAAGTTCTCGATCGCTTGAACTGGTTGTATCCGTGTGTCTAGCATTGATCTATGTCCTCGTTCTTCCTTCTAGAAAAAGATCCCGGTCCCGCATTTATGCGTGAAGATGTGCAACAGCTGCTGAAATCACTCACGCGGCTAGAACTCGACAAAGTTTTCCGCAAACGCTCGGTCAAAGACAACACGGTCGAGTACCGGTTCATGACCGACGATCAGCTGCGCCAGGAGCTGGTGCAATCGATAAACCGTGCCCAACAGATGCTACAGATGCCACCGGTCGTGCAGGCA
This sequence is a window from Anopheles darlingi chromosome 3, idAnoDarlMG_H_01, whole genome shotgun sequence. Protein-coding genes within it:
- the LOC125955311 gene encoding peroxisomal membrane protein PMP34, whose product is MSQSKLKQVFSYQSWVHAVSGSAGSVIAMSAFYPLDTVRSRLQLEEPDRRKALSTWRILMHLIEEEGFATLYRGLVPVLQSLCISNFVYFYTFHSVKALRAASVAGGPGAGQSALGDLLLGSLAGVVNVLTTTPFWVVNTRLKMKGLDQQHRLLGGGSSSSSSVRNGGHSSNSIGSNTIKYDGLLDGLQYIARTEGVRGLWAGAVPSLLLVINPAIQFMVYEALKRKLTEGRPSSSSPSAITFFSIGAIAKMIATVLTYPLQLVQTKLRHGNADKSLNLPADIDTVQLLLIILKRQGVAGLYRGLEAKLLQTVLTAALMFMAYEKIARFVTSLLISPKSVKGLN